The DNA segment TAAAATGCCCAGGTTGCTACAAGATCACCACGGTTTTCAGCCATGCCCAAACAGTGGTTCTTTGTGTAGGCTGTTCTACAGTTTTGTGCCAGCCTACAGGAGGGAAGGCCCGACTCACAGAAGGCTGTTCCTTTAGAAGAAAGCAACACTAGTGACCCACACAACCTCCTGGATTTGTGTTCTCACAGAAAGCCTTATCATAAGTTCAGTGATTC comes from the Oryctolagus cuniculus chromosome X, mOryCun1.1, whole genome shotgun sequence genome and includes:
- the LOC108178683 gene encoding small ribosomal subunit protein eS27-like, producing the protein MPLARDLLHPSLEEEKKKHKKKRLVQSPNSYFMDVKCPGCYKITTVFSHAQTVVLCVGCSTVLCQPTGGKARLTEGCSFRRKQH